Proteins encoded in a region of the Elizabethkingia bruuniana genome:
- a CDS encoding GlsB/YeaQ/YmgE family stress response membrane protein, which produces MGWITYIVFGLIAGAIAKAIHPGKDPGGWLITILLGILGSILGRWIAGAIGWYAADSFWSFKNWLFSIGGAVLLLFIYSKIASNKE; this is translated from the coding sequence ATGGGCTGGATTACATATATTGTATTTGGGCTTATTGCCGGAGCAATCGCTAAAGCAATACATCCAGGAAAAGATCCTGGAGGCTGGTTGATAACAATCCTTCTTGGGATTCTGGGATCTATTTTAGGACGCTGGATAGCTGGTGCCATAGGCTGGTATGCGGCCGACAGTTTCTGGAGTTTCAAAAACTGGCTTTTCTCAATCGGAGGTGCAGTTCTACTGTTGTTTATTTATAGTAAGATTGCTTCTAATAAAGAGTAA
- a CDS encoding OmpA family protein produces the protein MKLNFASVALAFVLPVAIYGQDSTAVATTSAAQGQYPNAYTSGSANVSPFTNKSKRFNDWSISAGAGTVIMKSGSLYSLHDESGAKNLFGWTAYFSVDKAITHAFGLKLQYDKGETRQGWVNTKDHVAGGPGGRTQYDAITILGDVNISNLFRRVDNHSPYRWALHAYGGVGTIAYRSYLQEPGTNYNQSLTKEVKPFKLNSFYAQLGTGLKYRVSKSFDLEGRVMYSLTGGKGFDGARGNYVDPARAGNNDMINATLGLTYNIGKHESHLFWHDPLQEIYYKLDVLENKSQDIEVCKKGDADNDGVCDDWDRELNTPAGARVDGSGRALDVDLDGVIDLYDKCVTVPGPPENNGCPTNNQVVTEVSRSLEGIEFDLNSDRILSSNTAILNSAVNYINSSEMGSKYTVVGAADTRGTVQYNQKLSQKRANNVKNYLIQSGVQSSRLDAVGHGKSDLKYPECNPASKCPEWKNRANRRVYFQQK, from the coding sequence ATGAAACTAAATTTCGCAAGTGTAGCTTTAGCATTTGTATTGCCTGTTGCCATCTACGGTCAGGACTCTACAGCTGTCGCTACAACATCTGCAGCCCAGGGGCAATACCCCAATGCGTATACATCTGGTTCAGCTAATGTATCTCCTTTCACTAATAAATCCAAAAGGTTTAATGATTGGTCAATTTCTGCCGGAGCAGGTACCGTTATCATGAAAAGTGGTAGTTTGTATTCACTTCATGATGAGTCAGGTGCGAAAAATTTATTCGGCTGGACAGCTTATTTTAGTGTAGACAAAGCTATTACTCATGCATTCGGCTTGAAGCTTCAATATGACAAAGGAGAGACAAGACAAGGTTGGGTAAATACAAAGGATCATGTTGCTGGAGGCCCTGGAGGGAGGACGCAATATGATGCGATCACAATCTTGGGAGATGTTAATATTTCTAATCTTTTCAGAAGAGTAGATAATCATTCTCCATACAGATGGGCGCTTCATGCTTACGGAGGTGTAGGTACTATTGCTTACAGATCTTATTTGCAAGAGCCTGGGACAAATTATAACCAGTCTTTAACAAAAGAGGTAAAGCCGTTTAAACTAAACTCATTCTATGCACAATTAGGTACTGGATTAAAGTACAGAGTTAGCAAATCTTTCGATTTAGAAGGTAGAGTGATGTATTCTCTTACAGGAGGAAAAGGCTTTGATGGTGCAAGAGGAAATTATGTAGATCCTGCAAGAGCTGGTAACAATGATATGATCAATGCAACATTAGGTCTAACCTATAACATCGGAAAACACGAATCTCATTTATTCTGGCATGATCCATTACAAGAAATCTATTATAAACTTGATGTCTTAGAAAATAAGAGTCAGGATATAGAAGTATGTAAGAAAGGTGATGCCGATAACGATGGTGTATGTGATGATTGGGATAGAGAGCTAAATACTCCTGCAGGAGCAAGAGTAGATGGTTCCGGTAGAGCATTGGATGTAGACTTAGATGGAGTAATTGATCTTTATGACAAGTGTGTAACTGTTCCTGGACCACCAGAAAATAACGGATGCCCAACGAACAATCAGGTTGTTACTGAAGTTTCAAGAAGCTTGGAAGGTATCGAATTTGATTTAAATTCAGATAGAATTCTTTCTTCTAATACTGCTATCTTAAACAGTGCTGTTAATTATATTAACTCATCTGAAATGGGTTCTAAATATACAGTTGTAGGAGCTGCTGATACAAGAGGTACAGTTCAGTATAACCAGAAATTATCTCAGAAAAGAGCTAATAATGTAAAGAACTATTTAATCCAGAGTGGAGTTCAGTCTTCAAGATTAGATGCTGTAGGACATGGTAAGAGTGATCTTAAATATCCTGAATGTAATCCTGCAAGCAAATGTCCTGAATGGAAAAACAGAGCTAACAGAAGAGTTTATTTCCAACAGAAATAA
- the folK gene encoding 2-amino-4-hydroxy-6-hydroxymethyldihydropteridine diphosphokinase: MSSNNVILLLGSNINFPEKNIDIAIELINNRLGSIIARSSKLMTDPVEFDSKNIFCNIAVLIKTKFSPVQLLKNIKEIEHEMGREEDSFAKGGYEDRIIDIDIVEFGNIRFYSQKLMIPHLKHLYERDFSKELLTELNTNIEKK; this comes from the coding sequence ATGTCGTCAAATAACGTGATTTTGTTACTAGGAAGCAATATTAATTTTCCGGAAAAAAATATTGACATTGCTATAGAGTTGATCAATAATAGATTAGGGAGTATAATTGCAAGGTCTTCAAAACTTATGACAGATCCTGTCGAATTTGACAGTAAGAATATTTTTTGTAATATTGCCGTGTTAATAAAAACAAAATTCTCACCTGTTCAGTTACTAAAGAATATTAAAGAAATTGAACATGAAATGGGAAGAGAAGAGGACTCTTTTGCAAAAGGTGGATACGAGGACAGGATAATTGATATAGATATTGTAGAATTTGGTAATATCAGATTTTATTCACAAAAATTAATGATCCCGCATCTGAAACACTTATATGAAAGAGATTTTTCGAAGGAGTTATTAACAGAATTAAACACAAATATTGAAAAAAAATAA
- the fmt gene encoding methionyl-tRNA formyltransferase has protein sequence MNKLKVVFFGTPDFARASLEAIHNSNHEVVGVVTVADKASGRGQKINESPVKKYAVEHQLAVFQPEKLRNPEFLKEIENLNADIFVVVAFRMMPKVLFSMPRLGTFNLHGSLLPDYRGAAPINYAVINGEKKTGVTSFFINEKIDEGHILLQEETDVPLDEDAGQLHDRLMDIGAGLVVKTLDGLAEGIIEEKPQPQVENPKTAYKIFKEDTRINWEYDVEVVYNFIRGMSPYPAAFTTIEISGQPKTLKIFKGKFEKKQHDKSAGQIEIDKNSFTIYTHDGIYYPEELQLEGKKRMTLKDFLNGFQSFADIEIV, from the coding sequence ATGAATAAACTAAAAGTTGTTTTTTTCGGGACACCAGATTTTGCTAGAGCTTCCTTAGAAGCAATTCATAATAGCAATCATGAAGTTGTAGGTGTAGTTACTGTAGCGGATAAAGCCAGTGGGAGAGGGCAGAAAATTAATGAGTCTCCTGTGAAAAAATATGCCGTAGAACATCAGCTTGCGGTATTTCAGCCGGAAAAACTACGTAATCCGGAATTTTTGAAAGAGATAGAAAACCTGAATGCAGATATCTTTGTAGTTGTAGCATTCAGAATGATGCCAAAAGTGTTATTTTCTATGCCGCGTCTAGGTACTTTCAATCTCCATGGATCTCTGCTGCCTGATTACAGGGGTGCGGCACCTATTAATTATGCGGTAATTAATGGTGAAAAGAAAACAGGAGTGACCAGCTTCTTTATCAATGAAAAAATAGATGAAGGACATATTCTTCTACAAGAAGAAACTGATGTGCCTTTAGATGAAGATGCAGGACAGCTCCATGACAGACTTATGGATATAGGTGCTGGGTTAGTTGTAAAGACCCTGGATGGGCTTGCAGAAGGTATTATAGAAGAAAAGCCTCAACCACAAGTAGAAAACCCTAAAACAGCATATAAAATCTTTAAAGAAGATACCCGTATCAATTGGGAGTATGATGTAGAAGTGGTATATAATTTTATCCGTGGTATGTCTCCTTACCCGGCTGCATTTACAACTATTGAAATCTCAGGACAGCCTAAGACACTTAAAATATTTAAAGGTAAATTCGAGAAAAAGCAACATGATAAATCTGCAGGACAGATTGAAATTGACAAAAATAGTTTTACTATTTATACACATGATGGAATTTATTATCCTGAAGAATTACAACTGGAGGGCAAAAAGAGAATGACACTGAAAGATTTCCTGAATGGATTTCAAAGTTTTGCAGATATTGAAATAGTTTAG
- the ftsY gene encoding signal recognition particle-docking protein FtsY — MSWFKKIFKKEEKESLDKGLEKSSQSFFDKVSRAVVGKSKVDDEVLDDLEEVLIASDVGVETTVKIIRRIEDRVAKDKYVNVAELNNILREEISGLLLENPHAGTQNIDKTKKPYVIMVVGVNGVGKTTTIGKLAHQFKSEGLKVVLGAADTFRAAAVDQLVIWSERVGVPIVKQAMGSDPASVAFDTVQSAVSQDADVVIIDTAGRLHNKVNLMNELSKIKRVMQKVIPDAPHEVLLVLDGSTGQNAFEQAKQFTAATEVSALAVTKLDGTARGGVVIGISDQFQVPVKYIGVGEKMQDLQLFNGTEFVDSFFKKREEN, encoded by the coding sequence GTGAGTTGGTTTAAAAAAATATTCAAAAAAGAAGAAAAAGAATCTTTAGACAAAGGATTGGAGAAATCCAGTCAGTCGTTTTTTGATAAGGTAAGCAGAGCTGTTGTTGGTAAGAGCAAAGTTGATGATGAGGTTCTGGATGATTTGGAAGAGGTATTAATTGCATCTGATGTAGGTGTGGAAACTACTGTAAAAATCATCAGAAGAATTGAAGACAGGGTTGCTAAAGACAAGTATGTAAATGTAGCCGAGCTTAACAATATTCTTCGTGAAGAAATATCGGGCTTACTTTTAGAAAATCCACATGCCGGAACACAGAATATTGATAAGACTAAAAAGCCGTATGTAATAATGGTGGTGGGAGTTAATGGTGTTGGAAAAACAACAACGATTGGAAAACTTGCTCATCAGTTTAAATCAGAAGGACTGAAAGTTGTTCTTGGTGCAGCAGATACGTTCAGGGCTGCCGCAGTGGATCAGTTGGTTATCTGGTCTGAAAGAGTAGGTGTACCAATTGTAAAACAGGCTATGGGATCTGATCCTGCATCTGTAGCTTTCGATACAGTCCAGTCCGCAGTATCACAAGATGCAGATGTTGTAATTATAGATACAGCAGGAAGACTTCATAATAAGGTGAATCTTATGAATGAGCTTTCTAAAATTAAAAGAGTTATGCAAAAGGTGATTCCGGATGCCCCACACGAGGTACTTTTAGTACTGGATGGGTCTACGGGACAAAATGCTTTTGAGCAGGCAAAACAGTTTACTGCAGCTACAGAAGTTTCGGCTTTGGCAGTTACCAAACTGGACGGAACAGCTAGAGGTGGAGTGGTTATTGGTATTTCGGATCAGTTCCAGGTGCCGGTGAAATATATAGGTGTAGGAGAAAAGATGCAGGATTTGCAACTTTTTAATGGTACAGAATTTGTTGACTCATTCTTCAAAAAGAGAGAAGAAAATTAA
- the sppA gene encoding signal peptide peptidase SppA has product MKNFFKTVMANIVAIFIVGFIGMIGLFLFILISSMSGKGSVNVKDNSVLTINLKDNIIESTSELSSSIFDLGNDSSLKISDILNAIKQAKDDKKISGISIETDGTTAGITQIDDIRKALEDFKKSGKFVYAYGNNVSQSSYYLSTVADQYYLNPTGGVELKGLSTEVVFFKDLFDKYGIGADVIRHGKYKSAVEPYLTNKISDENKEQLSFLLNDLWGNISKKIETSRKLSAEELKTTTDSLYGIIPEYALKSKLVDKLLQKSEYDNLIKGKLKVAAKDDLNKVSIGNYIEYVNKNASSSSAKDQVAVLYASGEIFNGKGNTGIYSENFIKEIKKIEKNDNVKAVVLRINSPGGSANASDEILFELQQLKAKKPLVVSFGDYAASGGYYIAMAGQKIFSEANTLTGSIGVFGLVMNFKELANRNGLRSDVVATNVNSKMFSTISGMTPGTRNMMQKSVEQTYKRFVYFVTQNRKKTFEEIDAIGGGHVWSGTRAKELGLVDEIGTLDDAVKYAAGLAKTKDFNIKNYPKDKSNFEKFFESMNEQDVAAKAIETKFGKENYQLFQKINNPNNKGVQMALPYVLKIE; this is encoded by the coding sequence ATGAAAAATTTTTTCAAGACCGTTATGGCCAATATTGTTGCCATATTTATAGTAGGATTTATAGGTATGATAGGATTATTCCTGTTCATCCTCATTTCGTCCATGTCCGGCAAAGGTAGCGTAAATGTTAAAGATAATTCCGTACTAACAATTAATTTAAAAGATAATATTATTGAGTCTACATCGGAGCTTTCCAGTTCGATATTTGATTTAGGAAATGACAGCAGTCTGAAAATTTCCGATATATTAAATGCTATCAAACAAGCAAAAGATGACAAAAAGATATCTGGTATATCTATAGAAACAGACGGAACTACTGCTGGTATCACACAAATAGATGATATCAGAAAGGCGCTGGAAGATTTTAAAAAGTCAGGAAAGTTTGTCTATGCTTATGGAAATAACGTTTCCCAGAGTTCATATTACCTTTCTACCGTAGCCGATCAGTATTACCTGAATCCAACCGGAGGTGTAGAACTAAAAGGTCTCTCTACTGAGGTAGTATTCTTCAAAGATTTATTCGATAAATACGGAATTGGGGCAGATGTTATCCGTCACGGAAAATACAAATCTGCTGTGGAACCTTATTTAACAAACAAAATTTCTGATGAAAACAAGGAGCAATTATCATTCTTATTAAATGATTTATGGGGTAACATTTCTAAAAAAATAGAAACTTCCAGAAAACTGAGCGCCGAAGAATTAAAAACAACTACGGACAGCCTTTATGGTATTATACCTGAATATGCTCTAAAAAGCAAATTGGTTGACAAACTTCTTCAGAAATCAGAATATGACAATCTTATTAAAGGCAAATTAAAAGTTGCAGCCAAAGACGACCTTAATAAGGTATCTATTGGAAATTATATTGAGTATGTGAATAAAAACGCATCCAGCTCTAGCGCTAAAGATCAGGTAGCTGTTCTTTATGCTTCGGGGGAGATTTTCAACGGGAAAGGAAACACTGGTATTTATTCTGAAAACTTTATTAAAGAGATAAAAAAGATTGAAAAGAACGACAATGTAAAAGCAGTGGTTCTTAGAATTAATTCACCTGGAGGAAGCGCTAATGCCAGCGACGAAATTCTTTTTGAATTACAACAACTAAAAGCTAAAAAACCATTGGTTGTTTCATTTGGAGACTATGCAGCATCCGGGGGTTATTACATTGCTATGGCCGGACAAAAGATTTTCTCGGAAGCCAATACATTAACGGGTTCTATTGGGGTATTCGGATTGGTCATGAACTTTAAAGAACTTGCTAACAGAAATGGACTTCGTTCTGATGTTGTAGCAACTAATGTTAATTCTAAAATGTTCTCTACTATTTCCGGTATGACTCCTGGCACAAGAAACATGATGCAGAAAAGTGTTGAACAAACATATAAGCGTTTTGTTTATTTTGTAACCCAAAACAGAAAGAAAACTTTTGAAGAAATAGATGCTATTGGAGGAGGACATGTGTGGTCCGGAACAAGAGCAAAAGAACTAGGTCTGGTTGATGAAATAGGCACATTAGACGATGCAGTGAAATATGCTGCAGGATTGGCTAAAACTAAAGATTTCAATATCAAAAACTACCCTAAGGATAAGAGTAATTTCGAAAAGTTCTTCGAGAGTATGAACGAACAAGATGTTGCTGCTAAAGCCATAGAAACGAAATTTGGTAAAGAGAACTATCAGCTATTCCAAAAGATTAACAATCCTAATAATAAAGGAGTACAAATGGCTCTTCCATATGTACTGAAAATAGAATAG
- a CDS encoding OmpA family protein — MKLNFASVALACVLPIAMYGQDSTAVAKTAAVQGQYPNAYTSGSANVSPFTNKSKRFNDWSISAGAGTVIMKSGSLYSLHDESGPKNLFGWTAYFSVDKAISHAFGLKLQYDKGETRQGWVSTKDHVASSGAAGRTQYDAISILGDVNISNLFRRVDNQSPYRWALHAYGGIGTIAYRSYLQEPGTNYNQSLTKEVKPFKLNSFYAQLGTGLKYRVSKAFDLEGRVMYSITGGKGFDGARGNYVDPARAGNNDMINATLGLTYNIGKHESHLFWHDPLQEIYYKLDVLENKNQDLEVCKKGDADNDGVCDDWDRELNTPAGARVDGSGKALDTDLDGVIDLYDKCVTIPGPVENNGCPVKKDNHKVAVEVENELKSVYFHFNKSTITSESGPRLDAAARIINDSDGKYLITGHTDAKGSAAYNLKLSKERAASVVQSLESRGVSPSMLKSKGVGATDANVPATASDAERMADRKVTVRFVDDYEWNSLPKKDYSDTSVKKTKTVKKVTKKKK, encoded by the coding sequence ATGAAATTAAATTTTGCTAGTGTGGCTTTGGCGTGTGTACTGCCAATTGCAATGTATGGTCAGGATTCTACAGCTGTAGCGAAGACAGCTGCTGTTCAGGGGCAGTATCCTAATGCGTATACATCTGGCTCTGCCAATGTATCTCCTTTTACTAACAAATCTAAAAGATTTAACGACTGGTCTATTTCTGCCGGAGCAGGTACTGTTATCATGAAAAGTGGTAGTTTGTATTCACTACACGATGAGTCAGGTCCAAAAAACCTATTTGGCTGGACAGCTTATTTTAGTGTGGACAAGGCAATTTCTCATGCATTCGGATTGAAACTTCAGTATGACAAAGGAGAGACAAGACAGGGTTGGGTAAGTACTAAAGATCATGTTGCGAGTAGCGGTGCAGCAGGAAGAACGCAATATGATGCGATTTCAATTTTAGGAGATGTTAATATTTCTAATCTTTTCAGAAGGGTAGACAATCAATCTCCTTACAGATGGGCACTACATGCTTACGGAGGTATAGGTACCATTGCTTACAGATCTTATTTGCAAGAGCCTGGGACCAATTACAACCAGTCTTTAACAAAAGAAGTAAAACCATTTAAATTAAACTCTTTCTATGCGCAATTAGGTACTGGATTAAAATACAGAGTTAGTAAGGCTTTTGATTTAGAAGGAAGAGTAATGTACTCGATTACCGGAGGGAAAGGCTTTGATGGTGCAAGAGGAAATTATGTAGATCCTGCAAGAGCTGGTAATAATGATATGATCAATGCAACACTAGGTCTAACCTATAACATAGGTAAACACGAATCTCATTTATTCTGGCATGATCCATTACAAGAAATCTATTACAAACTTGATGTCTTAGAAAACAAAAATCAGGATCTTGAAGTATGTAAAAAGGGTGATGCTGATAATGATGGTGTATGTGATGATTGGGATAGAGAGCTAAATACTCCTGCAGGAGCAAGAGTAGATGGTTCTGGTAAAGCATTAGATACAGATTTAGATGGAGTAATTGATCTTTACGACAAGTGTGTTACAATTCCGGGGCCTGTAGAAAATAATGGATGCCCTGTTAAGAAAGATAACCATAAAGTAGCTGTTGAAGTAGAAAATGAATTGAAAAGTGTATACTTCCACTTTAATAAATCTACAATAACAAGTGAATCTGGACCTAGACTGGATGCTGCAGCAAGAATCATAAACGATAGCGATGGAAAGTACTTAATAACCGGGCATACAGATGCTAAGGGAAGTGCTGCATATAACTTAAAACTATCGAAAGAAAGAGCTGCTTCTGTAGTTCAGTCGCTAGAGAGCAGAGGGGTATCTCCAAGTATGCTTAAGTCTAAAGGAGTTGGAGCAACAGATGCAAACGTACCTGCAACGGCTTCTGATGCTGAAAGAATGGCGGACAGAAAAGTTACAGTAAGATTTGTAGATGACTACGAATGGAATAGCCTTCCTAAGAAAGACTACAGTGATACTTCTGTAAAAAAGACTAAAACTGTTAAAAAAGTAACGAAAAAGAAAAAGTAA
- a CDS encoding RecQ family ATP-dependent DNA helicase — translation MIPSRSYNEQILDETLKQFWGYDHFRDQQKEIIQSVLSSNDTLALLPTGGGKSLCYQLPSLLLEGTTVVISPLLALMKEQVHELNRRGIPAAYLSSEFDDEQEELIYQNLKNEEYKLLYVSPERLTNRNFLENITDTKLSLIAVDEAHCISEWGSDFRPSYQNIKDFRQAYPYLPCLALTATASVKVMQEIQHKLDFKKTNIFKKSYRRDNLYIQIRELSDKYNHILYYLRSNEKSGLIYVRTRKEAEYLSNWLKISGIEQVDYYHAGLPVKEKQIRQNYWLSKNNYTLVSTNAFGMGIDKDNVGFVIHLSPSPSIENYYQEIGRAGRNGQNAETILLWNQSELTQIDDLMRSQLASKTDYQKVCSYVYSFCQIAEHELPEVFFEIQTNKIQNLTKISRPKIVSILRFLHNQEIIYLKESKGMSSLELKFNISEVESLGKKDSFFVEKLSRALDGVATHRTYFREKKLTDKMNVDEQTMRVRLRELHEKGLVDYFDGNSAGIRFLMPRNDKELQNKYWNLFASIQKNKLQKWEEMKFFIKDASYCKMRLILSYFGEKETENCGKCNYCLTSKMGTSDREYKKIIFEALMRSPMTLDELAVHLKFYPKDELLEHLKILLDKGQVRMLNYKTYTL, via the coding sequence ATGATTCCGAGCCGGTCTTATAATGAACAGATTTTAGATGAAACCCTTAAGCAATTTTGGGGTTATGATCATTTTAGAGACCAGCAGAAAGAAATTATTCAGTCTGTATTATCCTCTAATGATACACTGGCTTTATTGCCAACAGGAGGAGGGAAATCATTATGTTATCAATTACCATCTTTGCTTTTAGAAGGCACGACAGTGGTAATATCTCCGCTTCTGGCTTTAATGAAAGAACAGGTTCACGAGCTTAATCGAAGAGGTATTCCTGCCGCCTATCTTAGTTCAGAATTCGATGATGAACAAGAAGAGCTTATTTATCAGAATTTAAAAAATGAAGAATATAAGCTGCTTTATGTTTCTCCGGAAAGATTGACTAACAGAAATTTTCTGGAAAATATTACGGATACAAAACTATCCTTAATAGCCGTAGATGAAGCACATTGTATTTCGGAATGGGGAAGTGATTTTCGTCCAAGTTATCAGAATATAAAAGATTTCAGACAAGCTTATCCATATCTTCCGTGTCTTGCATTAACGGCAACAGCTTCTGTTAAAGTGATGCAGGAAATTCAGCACAAGCTGGATTTTAAAAAGACAAATATTTTTAAAAAATCTTATAGAAGAGATAATCTTTATATTCAGATAAGAGAGCTTTCGGATAAATATAATCATATTCTATATTACCTCAGAAGTAATGAGAAATCGGGTCTTATCTACGTGAGAACCAGAAAAGAAGCTGAGTATCTGAGTAACTGGCTGAAGATTAGCGGCATAGAGCAGGTGGATTATTATCATGCAGGTTTACCTGTAAAAGAAAAGCAAATACGTCAGAATTACTGGCTTAGTAAAAATAACTATACCCTTGTTTCCACCAATGCATTCGGAATGGGTATTGATAAAGATAATGTTGGATTTGTAATACATCTTTCTCCATCCCCGTCTATTGAAAATTATTATCAGGAAATAGGCCGTGCAGGTAGAAATGGACAAAATGCAGAAACTATTTTACTTTGGAATCAGAGTGAGCTTACGCAGATCGATGATCTAATGAGAAGTCAGTTAGCCAGCAAAACCGATTATCAAAAAGTTTGTTCCTATGTCTATTCCTTCTGCCAGATTGCAGAACACGAACTTCCGGAGGTTTTTTTTGAAATTCAGACCAATAAGATTCAGAATCTCACCAAAATTTCTCGTCCTAAAATAGTATCTATTCTTCGATTTCTTCATAACCAGGAAATTATTTACCTGAAAGAATCCAAAGGAATGTCATCTTTGGAACTAAAATTCAATATATCAGAAGTTGAAAGCCTTGGGAAGAAAGACAGTTTCTTTGTAGAAAAGTTATCCCGTGCATTAGACGGGGTTGCGACTCATCGAACCTATTTTCGGGAGAAAAAGCTTACTGACAAGATGAATGTTGATGAGCAAACGATGCGGGTACGTTTAAGAGAATTACACGAGAAGGGACTTGTAGATTACTTTGACGGTAATTCAGCTGGTATCAGGTTTCTGATGCCACGAAATGACAAAGAATTACAAAACAAATACTGGAATCTTTTTGCCAGTATTCAAAAAAATAAATTGCAGAAATGGGAGGAAATGAAATTTTTCATCAAGGATGCCTCCTATTGCAAAATGAGACTTATTCTCTCGTATTTCGGAGAGAAAGAAACTGAAAATTGTGGAAAATGTAACTATTGCCTCACAAGTAAAATGGGAACTAGCGACAGAGAGTACAAAAAAATTATTTTTGAAGCTCTTATGCGGTCACCAATGACTCTAGATGAATTAGCTGTTCATCTGAAATTTTATCCCAAAGATGAACTGTTGGAACACCTGAAAATTTTGTTAGACAAAGGTCAGGTCAGAATGTTGAATTATAAAACTTATACACTATAA